The Jiangella sp. DSM 45060 genome contains the following window.
CGCCCGTAGGGTGGGTGCCCTCCCAGCCGGGCGGGGACCGTGCTCCGGCTGAACCGCTCAGGTGGCCGCCGCCCGCTGCCTCGCTGCCGACCCGCCACTCGCCGCACAGCCGACTCGCCGTCCCGCCGTCCCGCCGGCCAGCCGTCCCGCCGTCCCGCCGGCCAGCCGTCCCGCCGGCCCGCCGGCCAGCCGTCCCGCCGGCCAGCCGTCCCGCCGGCCCGCCGTCCCGCCGGCCCGCCGGCCAGCCGTCCCGCCGGCCAGCCGTCCCGCCGGCCCGCCGTCCCGTTGCCCGGCCGGCCCCTCCAGCCCAGGCCCGTTCACCTCCGCGCTAGCCACCGTTTGCAGATGCTTGCAAAAGTTAGCTACAGTCGAAGCATGACGAAGGTCGGCATCGGCGAGTTCCTCCGCGACCAGCGGCGCACCGCGCAGCTGTCGCTCCGGCAGCTGTCCGACCTCGCCGGCGTCAGCAACCCGTACCTCAGCCAGATCGAGCGCGGCCTGCGCAAACCGTCGGCCGAGGTGTTGCAGCAGATCGCGAAGGCGCTGCGCATCTCCTCCGAGGCGCTCTACGTCCGGGCCGGGCTGCTGGACGAACCCAGCGGCGACCACAGCGTCGAGGACGCCGTCCTGGCCGACCCGGGCCTCGACGAGCAGCAGAAGCGGGCGCTGCTCGACGTCTACGCGTCGTTCCGCGCGGCCAACGCCGCCCGCACGAGCACAGAGAAAGAAGGATGAGACCCATGCCTGCCACCACCGAGAACACCGACCGCAAGCCGCTCTACGCCGCCGCCGGAGCCGCCGAGGCCGCCGTCCAGGCGCTGCGAGAGCTGCCGGCGAAGGTCGCCGAGGCCGTCAACGACGAGAAGCTGCGCGACGAGTTCCGCACGCGGTTCGCCGAGCTGCCGGCCGACGTGAAGGCGTTCCGCGAGGGCCTGCCCGACCTCCTGCTGTCGGCGCAGGCGAAGGCCGCCGACCTGCCGCAGAAGGTGCGCGAGCTGCTGGCCGACGCCGGTCGCGAGGCCGGCAAGGCCTACGAGCAGTTCGCCACCCGCGGCGAGGGCGTCGTCACGAAGCTGCGCGCCGAGTACGGGCCGGCCGTCGAGCACGCCGTCGCGAACGTGCGCG
Protein-coding sequences here:
- a CDS encoding helix-turn-helix transcriptional regulator, coding for MLAKVSYSRSMTKVGIGEFLRDQRRTAQLSLRQLSDLAGVSNPYLSQIERGLRKPSAEVLQQIAKALRISSEALYVRAGLLDEPSGDHSVEDAVLADPGLDEQQKRALLDVYASFRAANAARTSTEKEG